Proteins from one Streptosporangium becharense genomic window:
- a CDS encoding AAA family ATPase translates to MGRQSPAIRIPGAQPPHPHGGLVAVTHDVSPPLDDLVVTAHRIRESIESVIEGKSDVIRLTLTVLLAEGHLLIEDVPGVGKTMLAKALARSIDCPVRRVQFTPDLLPSDITGVSAYNQQTREFEFKPGPVFANIVVGDEINRASPKTQSALLECMEEHQVTVDGATYRLDSPFMVIATQNPIEMEGTYPLPEAQRDRFTARIAMGYPAPSAELEMLDVHGAASPLDKLEPVATTAEVKALIQAVRGVYVSQPIKKYAIDLVTATRQSPELRLGASPRSTLQLVRAARAHAALSDRDYVIPDDLQDLCVPVLAHRLLPSLEAQGQRRLPEQVIADLVRRVPVPEAQVR, encoded by the coding sequence ATGGGCCGACAAAGCCCCGCAATACGAATCCCCGGCGCGCAACCGCCGCACCCTCATGGAGGCCTGGTGGCAGTAACCCATGACGTCTCACCTCCGCTCGATGATCTTGTGGTCACCGCGCACCGGATCCGCGAGTCGATCGAGTCGGTGATCGAAGGCAAGAGCGACGTCATCCGCCTGACCTTGACCGTACTGCTCGCCGAAGGCCACCTCCTCATCGAAGACGTGCCGGGGGTGGGGAAGACGATGCTCGCCAAGGCGCTGGCACGCTCCATCGACTGCCCGGTGCGCCGCGTGCAGTTCACACCCGACCTGCTGCCCAGCGACATCACCGGAGTAAGCGCTTACAACCAGCAGACCCGGGAGTTCGAGTTCAAGCCCGGTCCGGTGTTCGCCAACATCGTGGTGGGCGACGAGATCAACCGGGCCTCGCCGAAGACCCAGTCGGCCCTGCTGGAGTGCATGGAGGAGCACCAGGTCACCGTCGACGGCGCCACCTACCGGCTCGACAGTCCCTTCATGGTGATCGCGACGCAGAACCCCATCGAGATGGAGGGCACCTATCCCCTCCCCGAGGCCCAGCGCGACCGCTTCACCGCCCGGATCGCCATGGGCTACCCGGCTCCCTCGGCCGAGCTGGAGATGCTCGACGTGCACGGCGCCGCCTCCCCGCTGGACAAGCTGGAGCCGGTGGCCACCACCGCCGAGGTGAAGGCGCTGATCCAGGCGGTGCGCGGCGTCTACGTCTCACAGCCGATCAAGAAGTACGCCATCGACCTGGTCACCGCCACCCGCCAGTCGCCCGAACTGCGGCTGGGCGCCTCCCCGCGCTCGACCCTCCAGCTCGTCAGAGCCGCGCGTGCGCACGCCGCGCTCTCCGACCGCGACTACGTCATCCCCGACGACCTGCAGGACCTGTGCGTCCCCGTGCTGGCGCACCGCCTGCTGCCGAGCCTCGAGGCGCAGGGGCAGCGGCGCCTGCCCGAACAGGTGATCGCCGACCTGGTCCGCCGGGTGCCCGTCCCCGAGGCCCAGGTACGGTGA
- a CDS encoding DUF58 domain-containing protein, producing the protein MISGLKALTARGRSFLASGVAALLCAFLLGEHDLLRIAVLIISLPLLAAMVVARTRYRLSCARRLDPPRTEAGGEAVVTLRLENVTRLPTGLLMVEDTVPYALGARPRFVLDRIEAQGVREIDYRVRSDLRGRFPIGPLSVQINDPFGLVELTRSFTISDSLVVTPRVVPLPQVRLSGDWAGGGDSRARNVAAAGDDDVAPREYRQGDDLRRVHWRSTARRGELMVRREEQQWQSRGALLLDTRRSAHWGEGPRSSFETAVSAAASIGVQLAHQGLGLRLVTDQGAEHLADGGVSWSLLDTLAVVRASAARSLEFGVGALRQGGGDGLVVAVLGAMDAEQARALARVRHGNMTGVAVMLDVAGWERPDTGHPDEGFQAARAVLAGAGWRVVRLPSGVSIASVWHEAAQSGRFAAVRGDS; encoded by the coding sequence GTGATCTCGGGCCTCAAGGCGCTCACCGCCCGCGGCAGGTCCTTCCTCGCCTCGGGCGTCGCGGCGCTGCTGTGCGCCTTCCTCCTCGGCGAGCACGACCTGCTCAGGATCGCCGTGCTGATCATCTCCCTGCCGCTGCTGGCGGCCATGGTGGTGGCCCGCACGCGCTACCGGCTGAGCTGCGCGCGGCGCCTTGACCCGCCCCGGACCGAGGCGGGCGGCGAAGCCGTCGTGACGCTGCGGCTGGAGAACGTCACCCGGCTGCCGACCGGCCTGCTGATGGTCGAGGACACCGTTCCCTACGCGCTGGGCGCCCGGCCCAGGTTCGTCCTGGACCGGATCGAGGCGCAGGGTGTCCGGGAGATCGACTACCGGGTCCGCTCCGACCTGCGCGGCCGCTTCCCCATCGGCCCGCTCTCCGTCCAGATCAACGACCCCTTCGGCCTGGTCGAGCTGACCAGGTCGTTCACCATCAGCGACAGCCTGGTGGTGACGCCCAGGGTGGTGCCGCTCCCCCAGGTGCGGCTCTCCGGAGACTGGGCCGGCGGCGGCGACAGCCGCGCCAGGAACGTGGCCGCGGCCGGGGACGACGACGTGGCGCCACGCGAGTACCGGCAGGGTGACGACCTGCGCCGGGTGCACTGGCGCTCGACCGCCAGGCGCGGCGAGCTGATGGTGCGGCGCGAGGAGCAGCAGTGGCAGAGCAGGGGGGCGTTGCTGCTCGACACGCGCCGCTCCGCCCACTGGGGTGAGGGCCCGCGCTCGTCGTTCGAGACGGCGGTCTCCGCCGCCGCCTCCATCGGCGTGCAGCTCGCCCACCAGGGCCTGGGCCTGCGCCTGGTCACCGACCAGGGCGCCGAGCACCTCGCCGACGGCGGGGTGAGCTGGTCGCTGCTGGACACCCTGGCCGTGGTGCGGGCCAGCGCCGCGCGGTCGCTGGAGTTCGGCGTCGGCGCGCTGCGTCAGGGCGGCGGCGACGGGCTGGTCGTGGCCGTGCTCGGCGCGATGGACGCCGAGCAGGCCCGGGCACTGGCCAGGGTCAGGCACGGCAACATGACCGGCGTGGCGGTGATGTTGGACGTGGCCGGCTGGGAGCGTCCGGACACCGGTCACCCGGACGAGGGGTTCCAGGCGGCGCGGGCGGTGCTCGCAGGAGCGGGGTGGCGCGTCGTGCGGCTGCCCTCCGGCGTCTCCATCGCGAGCGTGTGGCATGAGGCCGCGCAGAGCGGGCGGTTCGCGGCAGTCAGAGGTGACTCATGA
- a CDS encoding transglutaminase family protein codes for MRLPIASGAATAAVAVSLYPLFQGDDWFWTSLGAILVVAGVGALIGRRTLPAWLAPPAQLTALLVYLTAVFAREDAWARVVPTGRSVAELGDLLAAGFADIQRFAAPVPDSTGIVLLTCGGVGVIAVAVDLLAVRLRRAALTGLPLLALFTVPAAVVAEPIGWPAFILAALGYLGLLVADGRERVSHWGRTVRARRTTSFTTEWSSGNGLPRLSGKRIGFTAVALAVLLPALLPTLEPDPLFGFGVGNGKGRGGNSISVPNPMVNLRGQLSLPGNSTVLTYTSSDSLPRYLRMYSLDVFDGEQWTMSEPRGRPEDRTSEGPLPSPPGQSPDVPVKPATLRIGVSQEVKRMSFLPLPYPAARITVEGDWRPDRDTLMVFSTRDTAEGLTYEVVTGEPEADADRLKAAGTAPEEIRERYLELPADLPDEIRGLAARVADRDATPYEQAMQLQKFFTSDGGFTYSLATQGHDGPALTDFLLRSRTGYCEQFAASMAVLARVLGIPARVAIGYTGGSVSSGEWQVRTHDSHAWPELYFEGTGWLRFEPTPAGGAGQGSATVPSYTRPRVTAPSTPDEPAAAPSSSADGSTEPNSPANNRREQLLDQDFGGGTVQVDEGVPTAVWIGLGVVGVLLVALVPALLRWALRTRRLRSLSPGGRPGSRDPAGPVTVRSARRSPAVAAAWAELDDILYDYGMSRQASESPRALARRLSAEHSLTPEAAAALSGIATAVERMLFARTAGETGSLREDMRTVRRALAATVSRGRRIRAALLPPSTLLRARTAGGRLLDGFDRLGNIRLRWPAGKST; via the coding sequence ATGAGACTTCCCATCGCGTCGGGCGCGGCGACCGCGGCGGTCGCCGTCTCGCTCTACCCCCTCTTCCAGGGCGACGACTGGTTCTGGACCAGCCTCGGCGCCATCCTGGTCGTGGCCGGGGTCGGCGCGCTGATCGGCCGCCGGACGCTGCCCGCCTGGCTGGCCCCACCGGCCCAGCTGACGGCGCTGCTGGTCTACCTGACGGCGGTGTTCGCCCGCGAGGACGCATGGGCCCGGGTGGTGCCCACCGGGAGGTCGGTCGCCGAACTGGGCGACCTGCTGGCCGCGGGCTTCGCCGACATCCAGCGCTTCGCCGCCCCGGTGCCGGACAGCACCGGCATCGTCCTGCTGACCTGCGGCGGTGTCGGGGTGATCGCGGTGGCGGTCGACCTGCTGGCCGTCCGGCTGCGCCGGGCGGCGCTCACCGGTCTTCCCCTGCTGGCGCTGTTCACCGTCCCGGCCGCGGTGGTGGCCGAGCCGATCGGCTGGCCCGCGTTCATCCTCGCGGCCCTGGGCTACCTGGGGCTGCTGGTCGCCGACGGGCGGGAGCGGGTCAGCCACTGGGGCAGGACGGTGCGAGCGCGCCGGACGACGTCCTTCACCACCGAGTGGTCCTCCGGCAACGGGCTGCCGCGGCTGTCGGGCAAGCGCATCGGCTTCACCGCGGTCGCGCTGGCCGTCCTGCTGCCCGCGCTGCTGCCCACGCTGGAACCCGACCCGCTGTTCGGCTTCGGCGTCGGCAACGGCAAGGGCCGCGGCGGCAACTCCATCAGCGTCCCCAACCCGATGGTCAACCTGCGCGGCCAGCTCTCCCTGCCGGGCAACTCCACCGTCCTGACCTACACCTCCAGCGACAGCCTGCCGCGTTACCTGCGGATGTACTCGCTGGACGTCTTCGACGGCGAGCAGTGGACGATGTCGGAGCCCAGGGGGCGCCCCGAGGACCGCACCTCGGAGGGGCCGCTGCCGTCGCCCCCGGGACAGAGCCCCGACGTCCCCGTCAAACCGGCGACCCTGCGGATCGGGGTGAGCCAGGAGGTGAAGCGGATGAGCTTCCTGCCCCTGCCTTACCCTGCCGCCCGGATCACGGTGGAGGGCGACTGGCGTCCCGACCGCGACACCCTCATGGTCTTCTCCACCCGCGACACCGCCGAGGGACTGACGTACGAGGTGGTCACCGGCGAGCCGGAGGCCGACGCGGACCGGCTCAAGGCGGCGGGCACGGCGCCGGAGGAGATCCGGGAACGCTACCTGGAACTGCCGGCCGACCTGCCGGATGAGATCAGGGGGCTCGCCGCGCGGGTGGCCGACCGCGACGCCACCCCGTACGAACAGGCGATGCAGCTGCAGAAGTTCTTCACCTCGGACGGCGGGTTCACCTACAGCCTGGCCACCCAGGGCCACGACGGCCCTGCGCTGACGGACTTTCTGCTCCGCAGCCGGACGGGCTACTGCGAGCAGTTCGCCGCCTCCATGGCGGTGCTGGCGCGGGTCCTCGGCATCCCGGCCCGGGTCGCCATCGGGTACACCGGCGGCAGCGTCTCCTCCGGCGAGTGGCAGGTGCGCACCCACGACTCGCACGCCTGGCCCGAGCTGTACTTCGAGGGCACCGGGTGGCTCAGGTTCGAACCCACCCCGGCCGGCGGGGCGGGCCAGGGCAGCGCGACCGTGCCGTCGTACACCCGGCCCCGGGTCACCGCGCCGAGCACCCCGGACGAGCCGGCCGCCGCCCCGTCGTCGAGCGCCGACGGCTCGACCGAGCCGAACAGCCCGGCGAACAACCGCCGCGAGCAGTTGCTGGACCAGGACTTCGGCGGCGGGACGGTCCAGGTCGACGAGGGCGTGCCGACGGCCGTGTGGATCGGCCTCGGCGTCGTGGGCGTCCTGCTGGTGGCGCTGGTTCCGGCGTTGCTCCGCTGGGCGCTGCGGACCCGCCGGCTCCGTTCCCTCTCCCCCGGAGGGCGGCCCGGCTCCCGGGATCCGGCCGGTCCCGTCACCGTCAGAAGCGCGCGCCGGAGCCCCGCGGTCGCGGCCGCCTGGGCGGAGCTCGACGACATCCTGTACGACTACGGCATGTCGCGGCAGGCGAGTGAGAGCCCGCGGGCACTGGCCAGGAGGCTGTCCGCCGAGCACTCCCTCACCCCTGAGGCGGCGGCGGCGCTGTCCGGGATCGCCACCGCGGTCGAGCGGATGCTCTTCGCCAGGACGGCCGGGGAGACCGGCTCGCTGCGCGAGGACATGCGGACGGTACGGCGGGCGCTGGCCGCCACGGTCAGCCGGGGCCGGCGGATCCGCGCGGCGCTGCTGCCGCCCTCGACGCTGCTGCGGGCGCGGACGGCGGGCGGGCGGCTTCTGGACGGCTTCGACCGGCTGGGGAACATCCGGCTGCGGTGGCCGGCCGGGAAGAGCACCTGA
- a CDS encoding DUF3040 domain-containing protein: MPLSEHEQRLLDQIEQALYAEDPKWANTVRISDPRSHYRRRLVKASIGFILGIVLLMVGVVIINIPLGVGGFVVMLAACLWGLSSWKRMNGFGETAATPSDQLRGRPGRRGGPRQSFMERMEERWRRRHDER; encoded by the coding sequence GTGCCGCTCTCTGAGCACGAGCAGCGCTTGCTCGACCAGATCGAGCAGGCCCTCTACGCCGAGGACCCGAAGTGGGCCAACACCGTCAGGATCAGCGATCCACGCAGCCATTACCGGCGCCGCCTGGTGAAGGCCTCCATCGGCTTCATCCTGGGCATCGTCCTGCTGATGGTGGGCGTTGTGATCATCAACATCCCGCTCGGCGTCGGCGGTTTCGTGGTCATGCTCGCCGCGTGTCTGTGGGGCCTGTCCAGCTGGAAGCGGATGAACGGCTTCGGTGAGACCGCGGCCACGCCGTCCGACCAGCTGCGAGGCCGGCCCGGACGCCGCGGCGGCCCCCGCCAGAGCTTCATGGAACGCATGGAGGAGCGCTGGCGCCGCCGCCACGACGAGCGCTAG
- the dinB gene encoding DNA polymerase IV: protein MSRKQQIPRPESDLGSDDTGCPILHVDMDAFFASVELRERPELRGLPVIVGAPGARGVVLSATYEARRFGVHSAMPMTRARRICPQAVIIPPSHGKYSEVSRGIMALFGTFTLDVEPVASDEAFLDVGGARKRLGRPVEIARMIRERVVREHGITCSVGVANSKFMAKLASRHCKPDGLFVVPADRVTDFLHPLPVAALWGVGERTERSLTRLGVKTVADLAGVPVAALQRELGQAMGARLSALAWGRDERPVTPHAPDKSIGAEETFATDVDDPVEIRRELLRLAERVAARLRRGGHAGRTVSVKLRRADFTTVSRSRSLREPTDVAQVLYGVARDLYTASGLEGVPLRLVGVRVENLHPADGASRQLSLGERESGWREAEQAMDRAARRFGRDAVLPASLVRPPFDGMDP, encoded by the coding sequence GTGTCGAGGAAGCAGCAGATTCCGCGTCCGGAGTCGGATCTGGGATCCGACGACACCGGCTGCCCGATCCTCCATGTCGACATGGACGCCTTCTTCGCCAGCGTCGAGCTGCGCGAGCGCCCCGAGTTGCGGGGCCTGCCCGTCATCGTCGGCGCACCCGGCGCGCGCGGCGTGGTGCTCAGCGCGACCTACGAGGCCAGGAGGTTCGGAGTGCACTCGGCGATGCCGATGACCCGGGCTCGCCGGATATGCCCCCAGGCGGTGATCATCCCGCCCAGTCACGGCAAGTACTCGGAGGTCTCCCGGGGCATCATGGCGCTCTTCGGGACGTTCACCCTCGACGTCGAGCCGGTGGCCTCCGACGAGGCGTTCCTCGACGTGGGCGGGGCACGCAAGCGTCTCGGGCGGCCGGTCGAGATCGCCCGCATGATACGGGAACGGGTCGTGCGTGAGCACGGCATCACCTGCTCGGTCGGCGTGGCGAACAGTAAATTCATGGCAAAGCTTGCTTCGCGTCACTGCAAGCCCGACGGTCTGTTCGTCGTACCGGCCGACCGGGTGACCGACTTCCTCCACCCGCTGCCCGTCGCGGCCCTGTGGGGTGTGGGGGAGCGCACCGAACGCTCCCTGACCCGGCTGGGCGTCAAGACCGTCGCAGACCTCGCCGGCGTTCCGGTGGCCGCGCTCCAGCGCGAGCTCGGCCAGGCGATGGGCGCCCGCCTGTCGGCACTCGCGTGGGGACGCGACGAGCGTCCCGTGACCCCGCACGCACCCGACAAGAGCATCGGCGCGGAGGAGACATTCGCCACAGACGTCGACGACCCCGTGGAGATCCGCAGGGAACTGCTCCGCCTGGCGGAGCGGGTGGCGGCCCGGCTCCGCCGGGGCGGCCACGCCGGCCGCACGGTCAGCGTCAAGCTCCGCCGCGCCGACTTCACCACGGTCTCCCGCTCCCGGAGCCTCCGGGAGCCCACCGACGTCGCACAGGTCCTGTACGGCGTCGCCCGCGACCTGTACACCGCCTCCGGCCTGGAGGGCGTCCCGTTGCGCCTGGTCGGCGTACGGGTGGAGAACCTCCACCCGGCCGACGGGGCGAGCCGTCAGCTCAGCCTCGGAGAACGCGAGAGCGGCTGGCGTGAGGCCGAGCAGGCGATGGACAGGGCCGCCCGCAGATTCGGCCGGGATGCCGTGCTCCCGGCGTCGCTAGTTCGCCCGCCGTTTGATGGAATGGATCCATGA
- a CDS encoding class I SAM-dependent methyltransferase — protein MHAVGISRQAGTSAVRTAVVWDVLSAVLAERAAATGRDRLDIVDAGGGTGGFAVPLAGLGHTVTVVDASPDSLAALERRAAEAGVRVRALQGDAADLGELLPSGDADLVLCHSVLEYVEDPTGALTAMAGLLRRDGVISVLAANPLAAALHRSIAGRFDEARQVLDDPQGRWGDRDPTPRRFTGEALEGLLAAAGFTPGQVHGVRIFADLVPSRLLDGEPGAARALVALEQAAAAHPVLRDIATQLHVLGHR, from the coding sequence TTGCACGCCGTAGGCATCTCGCGGCAGGCAGGCACCTCCGCGGTCCGCACCGCGGTCGTCTGGGACGTCCTGAGCGCCGTGCTGGCCGAGCGGGCGGCCGCGACCGGCCGCGACCGGCTCGACATCGTCGACGCCGGAGGGGGCACGGGAGGGTTCGCCGTCCCGCTGGCCGGCCTGGGGCACACCGTCACGGTCGTCGACGCGAGCCCCGACTCGCTGGCCGCGCTGGAGCGACGCGCGGCGGAGGCCGGAGTGCGGGTGCGCGCTCTGCAGGGTGACGCCGCGGATCTGGGGGAGCTGCTCCCGTCCGGCGACGCCGACCTGGTGCTCTGCCACAGCGTGCTGGAGTACGTCGAAGACCCCACCGGCGCGCTGACGGCCATGGCCGGGCTGCTGCGCCGGGACGGCGTGATCAGCGTGCTCGCCGCCAACCCTCTCGCCGCCGCGCTGCACCGTTCGATCGCCGGCCGATTCGACGAGGCGCGCCAGGTCCTGGACGACCCGCAGGGCCGCTGGGGCGACCGCGACCCCACGCCCAGGCGCTTCACCGGTGAGGCCCTGGAGGGGCTGCTGGCCGCCGCCGGATTCACACCCGGGCAGGTCCACGGTGTGCGGATCTTCGCCGACCTGGTGCCCAGCCGGCTGCTCGACGGCGAGCCCGGCGCGGCGCGGGCCCTGGTCGCCCTGGAGCAGGCCGCGGCGGCGCACCCGGTGCTCCGCGACATCGCCACCCAGTTGCACGTGCTCGGCCATCGGTGA
- the nusB gene encoding transcription antitermination factor NusB has product MSARGKARRRALDILFEAEARSEDPLRILAERLERAEPPVNEYTATIVEGVCRHRSRIDELITTYAEGWTLDRMPAVDRNLLRGGTYELLWMPDVPEGVVISEWVGLASELSTDESPQFVNGLMARFKQLKPSLTL; this is encoded by the coding sequence ATGTCGGCACGGGGTAAGGCGCGCAGGCGCGCGCTGGACATCCTCTTCGAGGCCGAGGCGCGCAGCGAAGACCCGCTCAGGATCCTCGCCGAGCGCCTGGAGCGGGCCGAGCCGCCGGTGAACGAGTACACCGCCACGATCGTCGAGGGCGTGTGCCGGCACCGGTCGCGCATCGACGAGCTGATCACCACCTACGCCGAGGGCTGGACCCTCGACCGCATGCCGGCCGTCGACCGCAACCTGTTGCGCGGCGGCACCTACGAGCTGCTGTGGATGCCGGACGTCCCCGAGGGCGTCGTCATCAGCGAGTGGGTCGGCCTGGCGTCGGAGCTGTCGACCGACGAGTCGCCGCAGTTCGTCAACGGCCTGATGGCCCGCTTCAAGCAGCTGAAGCCGTCCCTGACGCTCTGA
- the efp gene encoding elongation factor P, protein MATTNDLKNGLVLKLDGGELWTVVEFQHVKPGKGGAFVRTKLKNVTSGKVVDKTFNAGVKVEVANVDKREMQFSYMDGDDFVFMDTETYDMIHVSRVAVGAAANYLLENMLATIAINEGNVLYVDLPAAVELLIAETEPGLQGDRSTGGTKPATLETGAEIKVPLFITTGEKVKVDTRTGDYLGRA, encoded by the coding sequence GTGGCGACGACGAACGACCTCAAGAACGGTCTGGTGCTCAAGCTCGACGGCGGTGAGCTCTGGACCGTTGTGGAGTTCCAGCACGTCAAGCCCGGCAAGGGCGGTGCGTTCGTCCGCACCAAGTTGAAGAACGTCACCTCGGGCAAGGTCGTCGACAAGACCTTCAACGCGGGCGTGAAGGTCGAGGTGGCCAACGTCGACAAGCGGGAGATGCAGTTCTCCTACATGGACGGCGACGACTTCGTCTTCATGGACACCGAGACCTACGACATGATCCACGTCTCCCGGGTCGCGGTCGGCGCCGCCGCCAACTACCTCCTAGAGAACATGCTGGCCACGATCGCGATCAACGAGGGCAACGTCCTCTACGTCGACCTGCCCGCGGCCGTCGAGCTGCTCATCGCCGAGACCGAGCCGGGCCTGCAGGGCGACCGCTCCACCGGCGGCACCAAGCCCGCCACGCTGGAGACCGGCGCCGAGATCAAGGTCCCGCTGTTCATCACCACCGGCGAGAAGGTCAAGGTCGACACCCGCACCGGCGATTACCTCGGCCGCGCCTGA
- a CDS encoding glycoside hydrolase family 9 protein — MTLVVSASPALAETPAPLIRVDQVGFSPGESKTAYLMTTGPAAGTPFTVVDQWGRRVLRGRAGADLGSWNAQYGHVYSLDVSGLRTPGTYRIKTASSISPAFRVAPAAGFALPAAKVVTFFGSQRDGADVVPGELRRKPSHLNDRTAAVYEWPAFNGPDTDQIKGELIPLGGTVDAEGGWFDAGDYLKFTHILAYVDTLLWAAERDGGRLTDPRLRAEAAHGLKWLDKMWDEKSKTLYIQVGIGAGNVEGTFAGDHDVWRLPEADDHDTQEGHRFIRNRPVFRAAPPGEPISPNLAGRTAAAFALAAQVEPDRSRARRLLEQAASVYALAKTENVDRLTTSLPWAFYPESVWRDDMELGGAELALAAQRLGDPRAGEWLRQAAHWAGQYLEHDTGSDTLNLYDVSALGHADLVRALRASRATGLAVDEARLLGDLKAQLEIGARRAAADPFRAGAVYDGFDAVPHAFGLAATSRLYRSVSGDRSYDAFGTRQRNWVFGANAWGVSFMVGAGENSARCPHHQIANLNGRTDGRRPAATGAVVNGPNNADLFKDGLGGHFAEMKLCPGDGVDRYEQFTGRGSRYVDDVRSWQASEPADDFAAIALYALTLMSRD, encoded by the coding sequence TTGACCCTCGTTGTGTCCGCGAGCCCCGCCCTGGCGGAGACCCCGGCCCCGTTGATCCGGGTCGACCAGGTCGGTTTCTCCCCCGGTGAGTCGAAGACGGCCTACCTGATGACCACCGGCCCGGCGGCCGGCACCCCGTTCACCGTGGTCGACCAGTGGGGCAGGAGGGTGCTGCGCGGCCGGGCCGGCGCGGACCTCGGCTCCTGGAACGCCCAGTACGGGCACGTCTACTCGCTTGACGTCAGCGGGCTGCGCACCCCGGGCACCTACCGGATCAAAACGGCCTCCTCCATCTCGCCCGCCTTCCGCGTCGCACCCGCCGCGGGGTTCGCGCTGCCCGCGGCCAAGGTCGTCACCTTCTTCGGCTCCCAGCGCGACGGCGCCGACGTCGTCCCCGGGGAGCTGCGGCGCAAGCCCAGCCACCTCAACGACCGGACCGCCGCGGTCTACGAGTGGCCTGCCTTCAACGGCCCCGACACCGACCAGATCAAGGGGGAGCTCATCCCACTGGGCGGAACCGTCGACGCCGAGGGCGGCTGGTTCGACGCGGGCGACTACCTCAAGTTCACCCACATCCTCGCCTACGTCGACACGCTGCTGTGGGCCGCCGAGCGGGACGGGGGCCGCCTGACCGACCCCCGCCTGCGCGCCGAGGCCGCGCACGGCCTGAAGTGGCTGGACAAGATGTGGGACGAGAAGTCCAAGACCCTCTACATCCAGGTGGGCATCGGCGCGGGCAACGTGGAGGGCACCTTCGCCGGTGACCACGACGTCTGGCGGCTGCCCGAGGCCGACGATCACGACACGCAGGAGGGGCACCGGTTCATCCGCAACCGTCCGGTCTTCCGCGCGGCCCCGCCGGGAGAGCCGATCAGCCCGAATCTCGCGGGCCGCACGGCCGCCGCCTTCGCCCTGGCCGCCCAGGTCGAGCCCGACCGCTCCCGGGCCCGGCGGCTGCTGGAGCAGGCCGCCTCGGTCTACGCGCTGGCGAAGACCGAGAACGTGGACCGGCTGACGACCTCGCTGCCATGGGCCTTCTATCCCGAGAGCGTGTGGCGCGACGACATGGAGCTCGGCGGAGCCGAGCTGGCCCTGGCCGCGCAGCGCCTCGGCGATCCCAGGGCCGGCGAGTGGCTCAGGCAGGCCGCGCACTGGGCCGGCCAGTACCTGGAGCACGACACCGGGTCCGACACGCTGAACCTCTACGACGTCAGTGCCCTCGGCCACGCCGACCTGGTCCGCGCGCTGCGGGCGAGCCGGGCCACCGGACTGGCGGTGGACGAGGCGCGCCTGCTCGGCGACCTGAAGGCGCAGCTGGAGATCGGAGCCCGGCGCGCCGCGGCGGACCCGTTCCGGGCCGGGGCCGTCTACGACGGCTTCGACGCGGTGCCGCACGCCTTCGGGCTGGCCGCCACCTCCCGGCTGTACCGCTCGGTGAGCGGCGACCGCTCCTACGACGCCTTCGGCACCCGGCAGCGCAACTGGGTCTTCGGCGCCAACGCCTGGGGGGTGTCGTTCATGGTCGGCGCGGGTGAGAACTCCGCGCGCTGCCCGCACCACCAGATCGCCAACCTCAACGGCCGGACCGACGGCCGCCGCCCCGCCGCCACCGGCGCGGTCGTGAACGGCCCCAACAACGCGGACCTGTTCAAGGACGGCCTGGGCGGGCACTTCGCGGAGATGAAGCTCTGCCCCGGCGACGGCGTGGACCGCTACGAGCAGTTCACCGGCCGCGGCTCCCGTTACGTCGACGACGTCCGCTCCTGGCAGGCGTCCGAGCCGGCCGACGACTTCGCAGCGATCGCGCTCTACGCGCTCACCCTGATGTCGCGGGACTGA